A single genomic interval of Pontibacter deserti harbors:
- the rpoN gene encoding RNA polymerase factor sigma-54 codes for MQRLDLRQLLQQKLSPQQIQFIKLLQIPTAELEMRIKEELEVNPALEEGNDEPAEDLYSESESDDYGDTDDDYGKDDIDLNDYLHDDEISGYKMQGDRGGEDEDDREMPIAVASTLTDQLLDQLGFLDLDDKQHTIGMQLIGSIDNDGYIRRELSSIANDLAFSQNIDASEEEIEEVLHMIQTFDPAGIAARDLPECLLLQLHRRDQDETTILAERILEDAFDEFTKKHYQKIQSKFGVSEDALKKAVDIITKLNPKPGGAGAGMTRIQYIIPDFILTNNNGQLELSLNSRNAPDLRISRSYADMFDAYEKSDKKDKKLKETVAFVKQKLDAAKWFIDAIRQRQNTLLRTMESIIKYQHDFFLEGDESLLRPMILKDIAEDIGMDISTVSRVANSKAVQTEFGIYPLKYFFSEGIATDSGEDASSREVKHILKEIIEGESKRKPLSDEKIEQILNEKGYNIARRTVAKYREQLNIPVARLRKEL; via the coding sequence ATGCAGCGTCTCGACTTAAGACAACTTTTACAGCAGAAGCTATCGCCGCAGCAGATACAATTTATCAAGCTGCTGCAGATACCTACGGCTGAGCTGGAGATGCGCATTAAAGAAGAACTGGAAGTAAACCCTGCCCTGGAAGAAGGCAACGACGAGCCTGCCGAAGACCTCTATAGCGAGTCTGAAAGCGACGATTACGGTGATACCGACGATGATTACGGCAAAGACGATATCGACCTGAACGATTACCTGCACGACGATGAAATAAGCGGTTACAAAATGCAGGGCGACCGTGGCGGCGAAGATGAAGACGACCGTGAAATGCCAATTGCCGTGGCATCTACGCTAACCGATCAGTTACTGGACCAGCTTGGCTTTTTAGACCTTGATGATAAGCAGCACACGATTGGCATGCAGCTGATCGGGAGTATAGATAACGATGGTTACATACGCCGCGAGCTGAGCTCTATCGCCAATGACCTGGCTTTTTCGCAGAACATAGATGCCAGCGAAGAAGAGATCGAAGAAGTGCTGCACATGATCCAGACCTTCGACCCAGCCGGTATTGCTGCCCGCGACCTGCCGGAGTGTTTGCTGCTGCAACTGCATCGCCGCGACCAGGACGAAACAACTATACTTGCCGAACGCATTTTAGAAGATGCCTTTGATGAGTTTACCAAAAAGCATTACCAAAAGATACAGAGCAAATTTGGTGTATCAGAAGATGCACTGAAGAAAGCTGTAGATATAATTACCAAGCTGAACCCGAAACCAGGTGGCGCCGGCGCTGGCATGACGCGTATCCAGTATATCATCCCGGATTTTATACTTACCAACAACAACGGCCAGCTGGAGCTTTCGCTTAACTCGCGGAATGCCCCAGACCTGCGTATCAGCCGTTCTTATGCTGATATGTTCGATGCCTATGAGAAATCAGACAAAAAGGATAAGAAGCTGAAGGAGACAGTGGCTTTTGTGAAGCAGAAACTGGATGCAGCCAAGTGGTTTATAGATGCCATCCGCCAGCGCCAGAACACCTTGCTGCGCACCATGGAGTCTATCATAAAGTACCAGCACGATTTCTTTCTGGAAGGAGATGAGAGCTTGTTGAGGCCCATGATCCTGAAAGACATTGCCGAAGATATTGGCATGGACATAAGTACCGTTAGCCGTGTAGCCAACAGCAAAGCCGTACAGACCGAGTTTGGTATTTACCCGCTCAAGTATTTCTTCTCAGAAGGTATAGCCACCGACTCCGGCGAAGACGCCAGCAGCCGCGAAGTAAAGCACATCCTGAAAGAGATTATTGAGGGCGAAAGCAAGCGCAAGCCACTCTCTGACGAGAAGATAGAGCAGATACTGAACGAGAAAGGCTACAACATTGCCCGCCGTACTGTTGCCAAATACCGTGAGCAACTGAATATACCTGTGGCCCGCCTCCGCAAAGAACTATAA
- a CDS encoding enoyl-CoA hydratase-related protein, with protein sequence MTYECLLYEVQNGVATITLNRPDVFNAFNDQQSYDLQDALKQVTRDDNVRVVVLTGAGKAFCSGQDLKAIANTDKRDLSESLEKRYNPIIRAMRNLPKPIICKLNGVAAGAGCSLALACDMVVASTAASMIEVFVNVGLVLDSGSSFFLPRVVGSLKAFELSTLGSKVSAEEALQLGMVNQVVAPEELDGAVAALAARYAVAPTKAIGLMKKMLNKSFNSSLDEMLDYEAYCQKIAGNSADYKEGVTAFNEKRKPEFKGA encoded by the coding sequence ATGACTTACGAATGTTTACTATATGAAGTGCAGAACGGCGTGGCAACTATAACGCTTAACCGACCTGATGTTTTTAATGCCTTTAACGATCAGCAAAGCTATGATCTGCAGGATGCCCTGAAGCAGGTAACCCGCGACGATAATGTGCGTGTGGTAGTGCTGACTGGTGCCGGAAAAGCCTTCTGCTCAGGACAAGACCTGAAAGCAATTGCCAATACCGATAAGCGAGATCTGTCGGAGTCGTTGGAGAAGCGTTACAACCCGATCATACGTGCGATGCGCAATTTGCCTAAGCCGATCATCTGTAAACTGAATGGCGTTGCTGCCGGTGCCGGATGCTCTCTAGCGTTGGCCTGTGATATGGTAGTGGCCTCTACAGCTGCAAGTATGATAGAGGTATTTGTAAATGTAGGCCTGGTGCTGGATTCAGGTTCTTCGTTTTTCCTGCCGCGCGTAGTGGGTTCGCTTAAAGCTTTTGAGCTGAGCACATTGGGTTCGAAGGTATCTGCTGAAGAAGCATTACAGTTAGGTATGGTAAACCAGGTGGTGGCGCCTGAAGAATTAGATGGGGCTGTTGCTGCGTTGGCTGCCCGCTATGCTGTAGCGCCAACAAAAGCCATTGGTCTGATGAAGAAGATGCTGAACAAGTCTTTCAATTCCTCTTTAGATGAGATGCTGGATTACGAAGCTTATTGTCAGAAGATTGCAGGTAACTCTGCCGATTATAAAGAGGGCGTAACAGCCTTTAATGAAAAGCGCAAGCCAGAGTTTAAAGGAGCTTAA
- a CDS encoding TapB family protein: MGKKAICFLMVLMATIVSVPLCVLAQDCAGYYLFVNKAEYELIHYDKKDKLTGRVYHKITSVNSSPTKTEATIHSKRHGEEGNLTTEGDYTVYCQEGSVFIDIGIMVNPDLLEAHQNADIKIQGDQLEYPSTLAVGQTLKDGSSTIDVLDKKNGQILSSIVVTITGRTVSEKESINVPAGAYNAYKIKQDMEIRTRTDMNKQVTRLQIVEYFAPGIGMVRSESYKNGKLIAYSVLSKANK; encoded by the coding sequence ATGGGTAAGAAAGCAATATGTTTTTTGATGGTTCTGATGGCAACTATAGTTTCAGTGCCTTTGTGCGTACTGGCCCAGGATTGTGCAGGCTATTATCTGTTTGTGAACAAAGCAGAATATGAACTGATACACTATGATAAAAAGGATAAATTAACTGGCAGGGTATATCATAAAATCACGTCCGTAAACAGCAGCCCGACCAAAACAGAAGCTACCATACATAGCAAGCGGCACGGCGAAGAAGGCAATCTTACTACAGAAGGAGATTATACTGTTTACTGTCAGGAGGGGAGTGTTTTCATAGACATTGGTATAATGGTAAATCCTGATTTGTTGGAGGCTCACCAGAACGCAGATATAAAAATACAGGGCGACCAGCTAGAATATCCTTCAACATTAGCAGTAGGGCAAACCCTTAAAGATGGTTCATCTACGATTGATGTGCTGGATAAGAAAAACGGACAAATATTATCTTCCATAGTGGTAACTATAACTGGCCGCACAGTTAGTGAGAAGGAAAGTATAAACGTACCTGCAGGAGCCTATAATGCTTACAAGATCAAACAGGATATGGAAATCCGCACCAGAACAGATATGAACAAGCAAGTTACCCGCCTCCAGATAGTTGAATATTTTGCACCTGGCATAGGGATGGTGCGCTCCGAATCTTACAAAAACGGGAAGCTAATTGCTTATAGTGTATTAAGTAAAGCAAACAAGTAA
- a CDS encoding ABC transporter ATP-binding protein, translated as MKKELSTRIKTCLFVIFMLTAGVAQAQDEEQDIDTPEISEIDTAHDRIIKVHPLQIGEIYFSFEKLRTERVANEYGIGYIYKSYLKGETDDWEDYEAKNVMGVAIHMSQRYYNTKKRTAPFGLFWGPVFGYRFMVFEENVFELPEQDPSSPDYRFVGRLYQNSLDLSYQLGGQFLLGQHFTLELAGSLGGRVKYARATSADELLPEHIIGHELASDESSYIAATPLGQLKFSVGYSF; from the coding sequence ATGAAAAAAGAACTCTCAACTCGCATTAAAACCTGCTTATTTGTAATATTTATGCTTACTGCCGGCGTTGCTCAGGCGCAGGACGAGGAACAGGACATAGACACTCCGGAAATAAGTGAAATAGATACAGCACATGATCGCATTATAAAAGTGCACCCGCTACAGATTGGTGAAATATACTTTTCGTTTGAAAAGCTTCGCACCGAACGTGTGGCAAACGAGTATGGCATCGGGTACATCTATAAAAGCTACCTGAAAGGCGAAACCGATGATTGGGAAGATTATGAAGCAAAAAATGTAATGGGAGTTGCCATACATATGAGCCAGCGCTACTATAACACAAAAAAACGAACTGCTCCTTTTGGCTTGTTCTGGGGACCGGTTTTTGGCTACCGTTTTATGGTTTTTGAGGAAAACGTTTTTGAGCTACCTGAACAGGATCCATCATCACCAGACTACCGTTTTGTTGGTCGTTTATACCAAAATTCCTTAGACCTGAGCTACCAGCTGGGAGGGCAATTCCTGTTAGGTCAGCACTTTACGTTAGAGCTTGCCGGATCTTTAGGTGGTCGTGTAAAGTATGCAAGAGCTACCAGTGCCGATGAGTTATTACCAGAGCATATTATCGGGCATGAACTAGCAAGCGATGAAAGTTCTTACATTGCTGCCACACCGCTTGGCCAGTTAAAATTCTCAGTTGGCTACTCATTTTAG
- a CDS encoding DUF4142 domain-containing protein produces the protein MKKIASTGLIACALLFSLSCNQKQEPVEEAQEANEEVAEGTEMEDEMTDMSDFMTKAASGGMMEVELGKMAQEKGQHKDVKSFGQMMVTDHTKANTELKALAGTKNITLPDSMSKDHMDHVSELRQKTGAEFDKAYMDMMVSDHEEDVQLFEDAAQNLQDPEAKSFASKTVPVLRKHLDRAKQVKDMVDKQQSNQ, from the coding sequence ATGAAAAAAATTGCATCAACAGGTTTAATCGCTTGTGCTTTATTATTTAGCTTAAGCTGTAACCAGAAACAGGAACCAGTAGAAGAGGCCCAGGAAGCAAATGAAGAGGTTGCCGAAGGCACTGAAATGGAAGATGAAATGACAGACATGTCCGACTTTATGACCAAAGCAGCAAGCGGTGGTATGATGGAGGTGGAACTGGGTAAAATGGCTCAGGAGAAAGGGCAGCACAAAGACGTAAAAAGCTTTGGGCAAATGATGGTAACCGACCATACCAAAGCTAATACTGAATTAAAAGCACTGGCTGGTACCAAAAACATTACACTGCCAGATAGCATGAGCAAAGACCACATGGATCATGTAAGTGAACTTCGCCAGAAAACAGGCGCTGAGTTTGACAAAGCTTATATGGACATGATGGTATCTGACCATGAAGAAGATGTGCAGTTGTTTGAGGATGCAGCACAAAACCTGCAGGATCCGGAAGCGAAATCTTTTGCAAGTAAAACTGTACCTGTGCTGCGTAAGCACCTCGACCGTGCGAAACAGGTAAAAGACATGGTTGATAAACAGCAAAGCAACCAATAA